A DNA window from Gillisia sp. Hel1_33_143 contains the following coding sequences:
- a CDS encoding DUF4138 domain-containing protein, whose product MKNSVLIIAVICISAFAKAQTTKVLDTIYANDTKNVALFFPEPIRQGITGSDNFVFTYNREKEQYFGLLQAKPGKESNLLVVNKYGSIFSYIVRYKKQLSKLNYFIPLSSSIGNEKPIVTESVIAESSEELVDNSTYYYQKFCSYLLKRKQRIGRIKKRNEGIILTVENIVFDKDELYFVIEIENNSSLDYDLNFLNLSIETRQKGKRKSLQRLYQEPTYKHNLPSKIAESETVRFVYVLPKFSLSNDRRTILELNEKDGERNIEMKLSHRYINNPN is encoded by the coding sequence ATGAAAAATTCAGTCTTAATAATAGCAGTCATATGTATTTCCGCTTTCGCGAAAGCACAAACAACCAAAGTTCTCGACACCATTTATGCCAACGACACCAAAAACGTTGCGCTGTTCTTCCCAGAACCTATTAGGCAAGGGATAACAGGTTCAGATAATTTTGTCTTTACCTACAATCGTGAAAAAGAGCAGTATTTTGGACTTCTTCAAGCAAAGCCTGGTAAGGAAAGTAATCTACTGGTAGTCAATAAATATGGTTCAATTTTTTCGTATATTGTAAGATATAAAAAACAGCTATCTAAGCTCAATTATTTCATTCCGCTATCAAGTAGTATCGGTAATGAAAAACCGATTGTTACTGAATCGGTTATTGCTGAATCATCTGAAGAACTTGTAGATAATAGCACGTATTATTACCAAAAATTCTGCTCGTATCTACTCAAAAGAAAACAGCGCATAGGTCGAATTAAGAAACGGAATGAAGGCATTATCTTGACCGTTGAAAATATTGTTTTTGATAAGGATGAATTGTATTTCGTTATCGAGATTGAGAATAATTCTTCGTTGGATTACGATTTAAATTTCTTAAACCTTTCGATTGAAACAAGACAAAAAGGGAAAAGAAAATCGTTGCAACGCCTGTATCAAGAACCAACGTACAAACACAATCTGCCTTCAAAAATTGCAGAAAGTGAAACTGTGCGCTTCGTTTATGTATTGCCCAAATTTTCATTATCTAATGACCGCAGGACAATTTTGGAATTGAACGAAAAGGATGGCGAAAGAAATATTGAAATGAAACTATCACACAGATATATCAATAACCCAAATTAA
- a CDS encoding DUF4878 domain-containing protein codes for MKKIVVFSLVLLLLACSESKTLSPSETAKVVAESFYHGDEETLKKYTTASGFENLSSIQSMFAQDKDSKTDFKIIEEATEGDVVWVKYTTAFDSKASIFKLVKEDGHWKVTHNGPRDKGPF; via the coding sequence ATGAAAAAAATTGTCGTTTTCTCGCTCGTTCTCTTGCTATTGGCTTGCTCTGAAAGTAAGACCCTCTCGCCATCTGAAACCGCTAAAGTAGTGGCGGAAAGTTTCTATCACGGAGATGAGGAAACCTTGAAAAAATACACTACTGCATCAGGCTTCGAAAACCTATCGAGCATCCAATCAATGTTTGCACAGGATAAGGATTCGAAAACCGACTTTAAAATTATTGAGGAAGCAACTGAAGGCGACGTGGTCTGGGTAAAATACACAACAGCTTTTGACTCTAAAGCAAGTATTTTCAAATTGGTCAAAGAAGATGGACATTGGAAAGTAACCCATAATGGGCCGAGGGATAAGGGGCCTTTTTAG
- a CDS encoding helix-turn-helix domain-containing protein — protein MGKLKLNHYKTISEFHRSRNLLPPEHPLISVIAVQDIKHYDEPINMVLGYYSISLKRDFKGKFSYGQSEYDFDEGLMYFISPNQVFKIEHPKDEMAKQQGWLLLIHPDFFWKTALAKTIKQYDFFDYSVNEALFLSDKEERVINAIIENIKQEYHNHIDKFSQSIIISQIETLFNYSERFYQRQFITRKIANHKILDTLENTLNNYFKSVNLTQKGLPTVQFISDALNISPNYLSSVLKSLTGQSTQQHIHDKLITEAKQKLSTSDLSISEIAYELGFEHSQSFSKLFKNKTHSSPSAFRHSFN, from the coding sequence ATGGGAAAACTAAAATTAAATCATTATAAGACTATTAGTGAATTTCATCGCTCAAGAAATTTGCTGCCACCTGAACACCCACTGATCAGTGTTATTGCTGTTCAAGACATTAAGCATTATGACGAACCCATAAATATGGTTCTTGGTTATTATTCTATTTCCTTAAAAAGAGATTTCAAGGGCAAGTTCAGTTATGGCCAGAGCGAATATGATTTTGATGAAGGCTTAATGTATTTCATCTCGCCTAATCAGGTCTTTAAAATAGAGCATCCAAAGGATGAAATGGCAAAACAACAAGGATGGTTGTTGCTGATCCATCCCGATTTTTTTTGGAAAACTGCTTTGGCGAAAACTATAAAGCAATATGACTTTTTCGATTATTCGGTTAATGAAGCTTTGTTTCTATCAGATAAAGAGGAAAGAGTCATTAACGCCATTATTGAAAACATCAAACAAGAATACCACAACCATATTGACAAATTCAGTCAAAGCATTATTATTTCACAAATTGAAACCCTGTTCAATTACTCGGAACGATTTTACCAAAGGCAGTTTATTACCCGCAAGATTGCCAACCATAAAATCTTGGATACGTTAGAAAACACACTGAACAACTACTTTAAAAGTGTTAATTTAACTCAAAAAGGTCTGCCTACAGTTCAATTCATTTCAGATGCATTGAATATCTCACCAAATTATTTAAGTAGTGTATTGAAATCACTAACAGGTCAAAGCACGCAACAACATATTCACGATAAATTAATCACCGAAGCCAAACAAAAATTATCTACTTCTGATTTATCTATTAGTGAAATTGCCTACGAACTGGGCTTTGAGCATTCACAATCGTTCAGTAAATTATTCAAGAACAAAACCCATAGCTCTCCTTCTGCTTTTAGGCACTCCTTCAATTGA
- a CDS encoding VOC family protein produces the protein MENSNSPLIYPDKNKASVFSDIKGWHIAIRTTKYDEMIAWYTENLDFRLVKEFNAGEMQLALIAPPGDNNFILEVLGVKDNKDSDPSEIKFGYDHLCFNVANLDVTMKALKQRGIEIVRTFEAPVIGKRVAFINDPFGNKIEFSEVLKP, from the coding sequence ATGGAAAATTCAAATTCACCACTTATCTATCCTGATAAAAATAAAGCAAGCGTGTTTAGTGACATAAAAGGCTGGCATATTGCCATACGTACAACAAAGTACGATGAAATGATTGCGTGGTACACGGAAAATCTAGACTTTAGATTGGTCAAGGAGTTTAATGCCGGAGAAATGCAATTAGCTCTTATCGCCCCACCAGGAGATAACAATTTTATCCTTGAAGTCTTGGGAGTTAAGGATAATAAAGACTCCGATCCATCAGAAATAAAATTCGGTTACGATCATTTATGTTTTAACGTTGCCAATTTGGATGTAACGATGAAAGCGTTAAAACAACGGGGTATTGAAATCGTTAGAACGTTTGAAGCTCCAGTAATTGGAAAACGTGTAGCTTTCATTAATGATCCTTTTGGAAATAAAATCGAATTTTCTGAAGTGTTGAAACCGTAA
- a CDS encoding NmrA family NAD(P)-binding protein yields MKIVVTGSLGHIGKPLAKMLAAKHNNVVVISRSSKKIKDLEKIGATAAIGSMEDVQFLSETFSGADVVYLMIPPNFKEFNSLAYYKRIAGNYRDAIQHSGVEHIVFLSSWGAHLDKRTGTILGSHHAEKILNQLGAVHKTYIRPVSIYYNLLNYIEMIKSAGIIGSNFKSEDKIAWVHPEDIAKAVYEELIVKADEILKIRYVVSDEKTAADTAKILGKAIDLPNLEWIPFSETEVKKGMMENGLPEQFAEDLVAINASISSGRMGEDYEKNKPEFGNLKLEDYSTEFAKAYHNKKI; encoded by the coding sequence ATGAAAATCGTAGTAACAGGTTCTTTGGGACACATAGGTAAACCATTAGCAAAAATGCTAGCCGCAAAACATAATAACGTTGTCGTAATAAGTAGGAGTTCAAAAAAAATCAAGGATCTTGAAAAGATAGGGGCTACAGCTGCGATCGGTAGTATGGAGGATGTTCAATTTCTAAGTGAAACATTCAGTGGTGCAGATGTTGTGTATTTAATGATACCGCCCAACTTCAAAGAGTTTAATAGTTTGGCGTATTATAAAAGAATCGCGGGAAACTATAGAGACGCTATTCAGCATTCCGGTGTTGAGCATATTGTGTTTTTAAGTAGTTGGGGCGCCCACCTTGACAAAAGAACTGGAACTATTCTAGGCTCACATCACGCGGAAAAAATCTTAAATCAATTAGGGGCTGTACACAAAACCTACATACGTCCGGTGTCTATTTATTATAATTTGCTCAATTACATTGAAATGATCAAAAGTGCCGGAATCATCGGTTCAAATTTTAAAAGTGAAGATAAAATAGCTTGGGTACATCCAGAAGATATAGCAAAGGCGGTATACGAAGAATTAATTGTTAAGGCTGATGAAATTCTAAAAATTAGATATGTAGTTAGCGACGAAAAAACCGCTGCAGATACCGCTAAGATTTTAGGGAAAGCTATTGATCTACCAAATCTTGAGTGGATCCCATTTTCGGAAACAGAAGTTAAAAAGGGTATGATGGAAAATGGACTTCCAGAACAATTTGCAGAAGATTTGGTAGCTATTAATGCCTCCATAAGTTCAGGAAGAATGGGCGAAGATTATGAGAAAAACAAACCCGAATTTGGGAATTTAAAATTAGAAGATTACTCAACGGAATTTGCGAAAGCTTATCACAATAAAAAAATATAA
- a CDS encoding helix-turn-helix domain-containing protein translates to MDDLFSFETIAEFHNFCKLPRPVHPLISVVDYKHFSAQLVGDEDSVWQHSYYTICLKKYSGGNYKYGKNDFHFDTGRLSFFSPNQCLKMEGNRQDLGTATGSLLLIHPDFFCNTPLAEKITTYDYFKYAINEALFLSEQEETVIIDILKSISGEYESNIDKFSQGLIVSKIENLLIYAERFYERQFYTQSKTNNELLDRFEVLLSQYFEDDKLEEKGLPKVSEIAEQLHISSNYLGSVLRLFTHQSTQQHIQNKIIELAKIKLSTTHLTISEIAYELGFEHSQSFNRLFKRKTEQTPLEFRASFN, encoded by the coding sequence ATGGATGATTTATTCTCTTTTGAAACAATTGCTGAGTTCCATAACTTTTGCAAATTACCTAGGCCTGTGCATCCCTTAATTAGTGTGGTTGATTATAAACACTTTTCGGCGCAACTTGTAGGAGATGAAGATTCGGTATGGCAACATTCATATTACACCATTTGTTTAAAAAAATATAGTGGCGGCAATTATAAATATGGGAAAAATGATTTTCATTTTGATACCGGCAGATTAAGTTTTTTTTCGCCGAATCAATGCCTGAAAATGGAAGGAAACCGTCAGGATTTAGGAACAGCGACTGGATCGTTATTGCTAATTCATCCTGATTTTTTCTGCAATACTCCGCTAGCCGAAAAGATTACAACGTATGATTATTTTAAGTATGCCATCAACGAAGCGCTTTTTCTATCTGAACAAGAAGAAACCGTAATTATCGATATTTTAAAAAGCATATCAGGTGAATATGAATCAAATATTGATAAGTTCAGCCAAGGTTTAATTGTCTCTAAAATTGAAAATCTACTTATATATGCCGAAAGATTCTACGAGCGACAATTCTATACGCAAAGCAAAACTAATAATGAACTCTTGGACCGCTTTGAAGTATTGCTTTCCCAATACTTTGAAGATGATAAACTAGAAGAAAAGGGACTTCCCAAAGTAAGTGAGATAGCAGAACAATTGCATATATCTTCTAATTATCTAGGAAGTGTTCTCCGTTTGTTTACACATCAAAGTACGCAACAGCACATTCAGAATAAAATCATAGAACTCGCTAAAATCAAATTATCGACCACGCATCTCACTATTTCTGAAATCGCTTATGAGCTGGGCTTTGAACACTCGCAATCCTTCAACAGACTTTTTAAACGCAAGACCGAGCAGACACCTTTGGAATTTAGAGCAAGTTTTAATTGA
- a CDS encoding alpha/beta fold hydrolase: MPGFSSYFLKVNGTSIHYVQGGSGEPLVLLPGWPQTWWSYHHIMPSLAETYTVIAIDLRGMGDSDKPKEGYTKKNMAGDIKELVVALGYDRSHIVGHDIGANVAYSFAVNHPDRINKLILLDTPPPDENMYKLPMLPVGLPVYPWWVAFNQLNNLPSQLLEGRFELLLNHLLDQLLINKDAITDFDRSVYNHHYNNRENISASNAWYQTFGEDIAEQKTYPKIKNPTKGIASSTTLGILENFLSQNVINYEIMEIEGCGHFLPEEKPEQIAKAISDFLK; encoded by the coding sequence ATGCCTGGTTTCTCCAGTTATTTTCTAAAAGTTAATGGAACAAGTATTCACTATGTGCAAGGAGGAAGTGGAGAGCCATTGGTATTATTGCCAGGATGGCCTCAGACTTGGTGGTCTTACCACCATATTATGCCCTCTCTTGCTGAAACGTATACTGTGATTGCCATTGACCTGCGTGGAATGGGTGATAGTGACAAACCAAAAGAAGGATACACCAAAAAGAATATGGCTGGTGATATCAAAGAATTGGTGGTAGCTTTAGGATATGATAGATCACATATTGTCGGACATGATATTGGTGCCAATGTAGCTTATTCTTTTGCGGTAAATCATCCTGATAGAATCAATAAGTTGATTCTTTTGGATACCCCACCTCCCGATGAAAATATGTATAAACTTCCTATGTTACCTGTAGGATTACCGGTATATCCTTGGTGGGTAGCTTTTAATCAATTAAATAACTTGCCTAGCCAATTGCTGGAGGGACGTTTCGAATTGTTATTAAATCATCTTTTAGACCAGCTACTTATTAATAAAGATGCCATTACTGATTTTGACCGCTCAGTGTACAATCATCATTATAATAACAGAGAAAACATAAGTGCATCCAATGCATGGTATCAAACCTTCGGAGAAGATATTGCAGAACAGAAAACCTATCCTAAAATCAAAAATCCGACTAAGGGAATTGCATCATCTACTACCCTTGGAATTTTAGAAAATTTTTTATCTCAGAATGTTATTAATTATGAAATTATGGAAATAGAGGGGTGCGGGCATTTTCTTCCTGAAGAGAAGCCTGAGCAAATTGCGAAAGCCATCTCAGACTTCTTGAAATAA
- a CDS encoding TetR/AcrR family transcriptional regulator has translation MVDTKTKIIAAAVKCFQSNESNSLENIAEEAGVTRRTLHRYFENRQNLMECCKNEMLERCNKAMNEAYKSDADQIKKVRNMLFAAIEQGANYSFIKRVYENSSFSDLDSKNEFESDNVKTKWLKIIKELQKEKRINEELTISWIFNLFGAIIETTIYAVESGDVAKNDSKKFAWISFKGAIGLKE, from the coding sequence ATGGTAGATACGAAAACTAAAATTATAGCGGCTGCTGTAAAATGCTTTCAGAGTAACGAATCGAATTCTTTGGAGAACATTGCCGAAGAAGCCGGTGTTACTCGAAGAACGTTGCATCGCTATTTTGAAAATCGCCAAAACTTAATGGAATGCTGTAAAAACGAGATGCTCGAAAGGTGTAACAAGGCGATGAACGAAGCATATAAAAGTGATGCTGACCAAATTAAGAAAGTTAGGAATATGCTGTTTGCCGCAATTGAACAAGGTGCAAACTATTCATTCATCAAAAGAGTCTACGAGAACAGTAGTTTTTCAGATTTAGATAGTAAGAATGAATTCGAATCTGATAACGTCAAAACGAAATGGTTAAAAATAATCAAGGAGCTTCAAAAGGAGAAACGTATCAACGAGGAACTAACTATTTCTTGGATTTTTAATTTGTTCGGAGCAATCATCGAAACTACTATTTATGCAGTTGAATCGGGAGATGTTGCCAAGAATGATAGTAAGAAGTTTGCTTGGATTTCCTTCAAAGGAGCTATCGGATTAAAAGAGTAA
- a CDS encoding SDR family oxidoreductase, with protein sequence MKTLFITGANKGIGFETARQSLQKGFYVYLGSRNLQNGKEAAEKLQAEGYINVEAIQIDVTDQVSVNEARTEIAQKTEILDVLINNAGISGKYPQPTLNTDIEVFKEVFDTNVYGVVRVTVAFIDLLRKSSEPRIVNVSSGQGSLGLASDPMAPYYHYKGAVYPASKSALNMYTINLAYELKDTNIKVNLVCPGFTKTDFTGHEGTGTVKEASERILKYALIGNDGPTGQFFCEEILPFTTCPW encoded by the coding sequence ATGAAAACTTTATTTATTACAGGTGCTAACAAAGGAATTGGCTTTGAAACAGCGAGACAGTCGCTACAAAAAGGATTTTACGTATATCTGGGCAGCAGAAATTTACAGAACGGTAAAGAAGCAGCTGAAAAACTGCAAGCGGAAGGATATATCAATGTTGAAGCGATTCAAATAGATGTGACGGATCAGGTTTCAGTTAATGAAGCTCGTACTGAAATTGCACAAAAAACAGAAATTTTGGATGTATTGATTAACAATGCGGGTATCAGCGGGAAATATCCGCAACCTACATTAAATACAGATATTGAAGTTTTTAAGGAAGTCTTTGATACCAATGTTTACGGTGTGGTTCGGGTAACGGTGGCCTTTATCGACTTGTTGAGAAAATCATCCGAGCCTCGAATCGTAAACGTATCTTCAGGACAAGGGTCTTTGGGATTGGCCAGCGACCCAATGGCACCTTATTATCATTACAAGGGAGCAGTTTATCCCGCCTCTAAATCGGCGCTTAATATGTACACTATCAATCTTGCATACGAATTGAAGGATACCAATATTAAGGTCAACTTGGTATGTCCAGGCTTTACCAAAACCGATTTTACTGGTCACGAAGGAACAGGAACCGTGAAAGAGGCGTCTGAGCGAATATTAAAATATGCCTTGATAGGAAACGATGGTCCAACTGGACAATTTTTCTGTGAAGAAATATTGCCGTTTACAACCTGTCCTTGGTAA
- a CDS encoding NAD(P)H-dependent oxidoreductase encodes MNVAIIFNHPYEGSFCNAILGSVTTGLKKANHEIDLIHLDKEQFNPVMTANDLKGFRDKKAIDPKVLEYKGRIERADHLIFIFPIWWELMPAMTKGFVDKVIFPGIAYDYTNAGNTRMKPLWTKLKGVTMITTMNTPKFLYWGIFGYAIKKAMMLGTFWKIGYKNRKWITFNKVKQVSKEKREKWLAKIEDKFEMLDY; translated from the coding sequence ATGAACGTAGCCATTATTTTTAACCATCCCTATGAAGGAAGTTTTTGTAATGCGATTTTAGGGTCCGTAACAACCGGACTTAAAAAAGCCAATCACGAGATAGATTTGATTCATCTTGACAAAGAGCAATTCAATCCCGTTATGACAGCCAACGACCTTAAAGGGTTTAGGGACAAGAAGGCCATCGACCCAAAAGTATTGGAATACAAAGGCCGAATCGAACGCGCAGACCATCTTATTTTTATTTTCCCCATTTGGTGGGAATTGATGCCGGCGATGACAAAAGGATTTGTGGATAAGGTCATCTTCCCAGGTATCGCTTACGATTATACAAATGCCGGTAACACGCGTATGAAACCACTTTGGACCAAATTAAAAGGCGTAACAATGATAACCACGATGAACACACCAAAATTTTTATATTGGGGTATTTTTGGATATGCCATAAAAAAAGCGATGATGCTTGGAACCTTCTGGAAAATTGGATATAAAAACCGTAAATGGATAACCTTCAACAAAGTTAAGCAGGTTTCAAAAGAGAAACGGGAAAAATGGCTTGCCAAAATTGAAGACAAGTTTGAAATGCTAGATTATTAA
- a CDS encoding Crp/Fnr family transcriptional regulator, protein MEFKNTEWEEFQGLFKREELPAKTILLDEGKISNSIFYIEQGCVRAWFNNDGKDITFQFFTETQMVSSIESFKTNRPSQFTIETIEPSIVHSMTKIDFQHVLEQSPVIKEQMEDLIFERLISYQKLFLSRIKDNPETRYIELLKNNPEILLRIPQHYIASYLGITSVSLSRIRNRR, encoded by the coding sequence ATGGAATTTAAAAATACCGAATGGGAAGAATTTCAAGGTTTATTTAAAAGAGAGGAACTACCTGCCAAAACCATACTTTTAGATGAAGGTAAAATTTCAAACAGCATATTTTATATTGAACAAGGCTGTGTGAGAGCTTGGTTTAATAATGACGGAAAAGATATTACGTTCCAATTCTTTACCGAAACACAAATGGTTTCATCCATAGAAAGTTTCAAAACGAATCGACCAAGCCAATTTACCATTGAAACCATCGAACCTTCCATAGTTCACTCGATGACCAAAATCGATTTTCAACACGTTCTTGAGCAATCTCCTGTTATCAAGGAACAAATGGAAGACCTTATATTTGAGCGACTCATCTCCTATCAAAAACTTTTTCTTTCAAGAATCAAGGACAATCCCGAAACAAGATACATTGAACTTTTAAAAAATAATCCTGAAATCCTATTACGGATTCCCCAACATTATATCGCTTCCTATTTGGGAATTACGTCCGTATCCTTAAGCCGAATCAGAAATAGAAGATGA
- a CDS encoding SDR family oxidoreductase, giving the protein MNLDLTQKTAFVCGSTSGLGKASALEMALLGANIVLIARNEDKLKSVLKELDVSKNQKHNYIVADFSQVDVLKIKLDTFLLENPTVHILVNNTGGPSAGAILDANLEEFNQAFSNHLLCNQVLVQAVAPSMKSAGFGRIINIVGTAVKEPVTGLGVSNTIRAAVANWGKTLAGELGPFGITVNNVLPGLTKTARLESVLNEKSIQNNVSRATIDKTVATNIPVGRFGEPKEFGAVIAFLASPVAGYINGINLPVDGGMLGSL; this is encoded by the coding sequence ATGAATCTCGACTTAACACAGAAAACCGCTTTTGTATGCGGTAGCACTTCAGGACTTGGAAAAGCTTCTGCACTAGAAATGGCTCTACTGGGCGCAAATATTGTATTGATTGCCCGAAACGAGGACAAGTTGAAATCCGTACTCAAAGAATTAGACGTCTCCAAAAATCAAAAACACAATTATATCGTTGCTGATTTTTCTCAAGTTGATGTCCTGAAAATTAAATTGGATACTTTTTTGCTTGAAAATCCAACCGTGCATATTTTAGTGAACAATACAGGAGGACCATCTGCAGGCGCCATATTAGACGCCAATTTAGAGGAATTTAATCAGGCTTTTTCCAATCATTTATTGTGCAACCAAGTATTGGTCCAGGCGGTTGCCCCTTCGATGAAATCGGCCGGTTTTGGTAGAATTATCAACATTGTAGGTACGGCGGTAAAAGAACCTGTTACGGGTTTGGGCGTTTCGAATACCATTCGTGCTGCGGTTGCAAATTGGGGGAAAACCTTGGCCGGTGAGTTAGGTCCTTTTGGGATTACCGTAAATAATGTGTTGCCGGGCTTGACCAAAACTGCTCGACTGGAATCTGTTTTGAATGAAAAATCCATCCAGAATAACGTATCGCGTGCAACTATAGATAAAACGGTTGCAACTAATATTCCGGTTGGACGATTTGGTGAACCAAAAGAATTCGGAGCAGTTATCGCCTTTTTGGCCTCGCCGGTTGCAGGTTATATAAATGGTATCAATCTGCCCGTTGACGGCGGTATGTTGGGCTCTTTGTAG
- a CDS encoding type IV secretory system conjugative DNA transfer family protein, whose product MQLDHFLSVLLVIGFASILFYGMYRVSRFAFIINLLLLGLSILYLSKENELIQILLYLVCPLMLINIGLYVFLHKTEKPKTTNAKYQVNFSTTKGNFKLDNIKRGASVIGSAGSGKTESVVYGFLKHFQEQGFCGIIHDYKDFELTEMAYPLFKDGDIPFKVISFDKIIHRVNPIAPRYLENEESVNEVSRVLIENLLEQRESGSTGTTKFFNDAAEGLIGGLIWKLKTSYPKFCTLPHLIAIYQYLDTDSLIQFLESNITSRAMADAFISGKDSERQTAGVKSTLANALKRISTQRIFMALSADEVPLNINSTENPCVISIVNNPKFETSYSPVIATIIHTITKQMSVRDANPSFLMMEEAPTIRLLNMHRIPATLRSYDISTIYVMQDKIQNDMMYGDKASKAILSNLSYQFFGKVNDPDTAKYYERFFEIVKDPTKSISRGHNLDFDTRVTTGEKEIPKIRADVFFRLKQGEFITYADGKDKKVQFELQKIERRLPEQTTFYSDLDLAANFERVYAEARSVFK is encoded by the coding sequence ATGCAGCTGGACCATTTTTTATCGGTACTTCTTGTCATTGGCTTTGCCAGCATACTCTTTTATGGAATGTATCGAGTATCGCGATTTGCCTTTATTATCAACCTCTTATTACTTGGTCTTTCCATACTTTATCTATCTAAAGAAAACGAGCTGATCCAAATATTGCTTTATTTGGTTTGCCCTCTTATGCTAATCAATATAGGGCTGTACGTTTTTCTACATAAAACCGAAAAGCCCAAAACGACCAATGCAAAGTATCAGGTCAATTTTTCTACCACTAAAGGAAACTTCAAATTGGACAACATCAAACGAGGTGCATCCGTCATCGGTTCTGCGGGAAGTGGAAAGACCGAAAGCGTTGTTTATGGATTTCTAAAGCATTTTCAGGAGCAGGGGTTTTGTGGAATAATCCACGATTATAAGGATTTTGAGCTGACCGAAATGGCATATCCGCTTTTCAAAGATGGAGATATCCCTTTTAAGGTCATTTCCTTTGATAAAATCATCCATAGGGTAAATCCTATTGCGCCAAGGTATTTAGAGAATGAGGAGAGCGTCAATGAGGTTTCAAGGGTATTGATTGAAAATCTTTTGGAGCAAAGAGAATCTGGTTCAACAGGAACGACCAAATTTTTTAATGATGCTGCGGAAGGATTGATTGGTGGATTGATTTGGAAATTGAAAACGAGCTATCCTAAATTTTGTACCCTTCCTCATTTGATTGCCATATACCAATATTTGGACACGGACAGCCTTATCCAATTTTTGGAAAGTAACATCACATCAAGGGCGATGGCAGATGCTTTTATTAGTGGTAAGGATTCCGAAAGACAAACCGCAGGAGTCAAAAGCACTTTGGCCAACGCATTAAAACGCATCAGCACCCAAAGAATATTTATGGCATTGTCTGCGGATGAAGTGCCATTAAATATTAATAGTACCGAAAATCCCTGCGTGATTTCTATTGTGAACAATCCCAAATTTGAAACTTCGTATTCGCCTGTGATTGCCACCATCATCCACACCATTACAAAACAAATGAGTGTACGTGATGCAAATCCTTCCTTTCTTATGATGGAAGAAGCACCAACAATCCGGCTATTGAATATGCACCGAATTCCTGCAACGTTACGGAGCTATGATATTTCAACTATCTACGTAATGCAGGACAAGATTCAGAACGATATGATGTACGGCGATAAGGCGAGCAAGGCAATCTTGAGCAATCTTTCCTATCAATTTTTTGGCAAGGTCAACGACCCGGACACCGCCAAATACTATGAACGCTTTTTTGAAATAGTTAAAGACCCGACCAAAAGTATAAGCAGAGGTCATAATCTTGATTTTGACACTAGAGTAACGACCGGAGAAAAAGAGATTCCCAAGATAAGAGCTGATGTATTTTTCAGATTGAAACAAGGGGAGTTTATAACTTACGCTGATGGCAAGGATAAGAAGGTGCAGTTTGAGTTGCAGAAGATTGAACGTAGATTACCTGAACAAACAACTTTTTACTCTGACTTGGATTTAGCAGCTAATTTTGAGCGAGTTTATGCGGAGGCTAGGTCGGTTTTCAAATAA